Proteins from a single region of Pseudodesulfovibrio portus:
- the tadA gene encoding tRNA adenosine(34) deaminase TadA, with product MPAPTPPQPPHGTSWRSLMDIAFGEACRAQDKGEAPIGAALFSSTGELIAKAHNQPISLNDPTGHAEVLCLRKAALAMGNYRLTDTIMTVTLEPCLMCTGALIHARVSGVVFAARDERAGALVSNLDGAALPFANHRMWTVEGVMFEECSALLKRFFLMRRK from the coding sequence ATGCCCGCTCCCACGCCACCGCAGCCGCCCCACGGGACGAGCTGGCGCTCGCTCATGGACATCGCTTTCGGCGAGGCGTGCCGGGCGCAGGACAAGGGCGAGGCCCCCATTGGGGCGGCCCTGTTCTCCTCCACGGGCGAACTCATCGCCAAGGCGCACAACCAACCCATTTCCCTCAATGACCCCACAGGCCACGCCGAGGTGCTCTGCCTTCGCAAGGCGGCGCTCGCCATGGGCAACTACCGGCTGACCGACACCATCATGACAGTAACCCTCGAGCCGTGCCTGATGTGCACGGGCGCACTCATCCACGCCCGCGTATCCGGGGTCGTGTTTGCCGCCCGCGACGAACGGGCCGGGGCCCTGGTGTCCAACCTTGACGGCGCCGCCCTGCCCTTTGCAAACCACAGGATGTGGACCGTGGAAGGCGTCATGTTCGAGGAGTGTTCCGCCCTGCTGAAGAGATTTTTCCTCATGCGCCGCAAATAG
- a CDS encoding peptidoglycan-binding domain-containing protein yields the protein MVEVLRRFEDANGRTQMMLDMAVYSMQQPTKGELNANSVAFITDYKTVMKSGTEEAKQEAREAVTAFQQQAGLTADGALGPQTSMAMAKALGIQEFSLLASAPIYPDNPRYSMYIMDEVLAKNDPDTYLKGFASMSAVAAKAIPEAQLPSRSKSGGSFLAALYFMDQLPKDSAIQVGFSEFENRKDSDFRSTMRPVYSTGKSWPVVYVPFKIERSTNTKKLYALVLINGTIVKSMRLR from the coding sequence ATGGTCGAGGTGTTGCGTCGGTTCGAAGATGCCAACGGCCGCACCCAGATGATGCTCGACATGGCCGTCTACTCCATGCAGCAACCGACGAAAGGGGAGTTGAATGCCAATTCCGTCGCCTTCATCACGGACTACAAGACGGTCATGAAATCAGGCACCGAAGAGGCCAAGCAGGAGGCCCGGGAGGCCGTGACGGCGTTTCAGCAACAGGCCGGTCTCACCGCTGACGGAGCGCTCGGTCCCCAGACGTCCATGGCCATGGCAAAAGCCCTCGGGATACAGGAATTCTCTTTGTTGGCCTCCGCTCCGATCTACCCGGACAATCCGAGGTACAGCATGTACATCATGGATGAAGTCCTGGCCAAAAACGACCCCGACACCTATCTCAAGGGATTTGCAAGCATGTCGGCGGTTGCCGCCAAGGCCATACCCGAAGCGCAGCTCCCGTCCAGGTCCAAGAGCGGCGGCAGCTTCCTCGCCGCGCTGTACTTCATGGACCAGCTACCCAAGGATTCAGCCATCCAGGTCGGTTTTTCCGAATTCGAGAACCGGAAAGACTCCGATTTCAGGTCCACCATGCGACCGGTGTATTCCACAGGCAAGAGCTGGCCCGTCGTATACGTGCCCTTCAAGATTGAACGGAGCACCAACACGAAAAAGCTCTACGCGCTGGTCCTCATCAACGGCACCATCGTCAAGTCGATGCGGCTCAGGTAG
- a CDS encoding phosphoribosylformylglycinamidine synthase subunit PurQ, producing the protein MARVNALVITGYGTNCDKESAYALTQAGADNADIVFFSDLAAGHVSMDKYNYLLCPGGFLDGDDLGAAQAAALRWRWSNDADGKPVLDQLKGFFDNGGIILGICNGFQLLCKLGLLPAIGGKYFERQVSLSYNDSGRFEDRWVRLKANPDSPCVFTRDITYLDVPIRHGEGKIIPMDDATFQALQDNNLIAVQYVHPDTNEVTQEYPYNPNGSPLGIAGLTDPSGRILGLMPHPEAYNHPTNHPSWTRGTDPDMPLGLVMLEAGVQYLKNR; encoded by the coding sequence ATGGCTCGCGTCAACGCACTCGTCATTACCGGTTACGGGACCAATTGCGACAAGGAATCCGCCTATGCGCTCACCCAGGCCGGTGCCGACAATGCTGATATCGTCTTTTTTTCCGACCTGGCCGCCGGTCACGTGAGCATGGACAAATACAACTACCTGCTGTGTCCCGGCGGGTTCCTCGACGGCGACGACCTCGGCGCGGCCCAGGCCGCGGCCCTGCGCTGGCGCTGGTCCAACGACGCGGACGGCAAGCCGGTCCTCGATCAGCTCAAGGGATTCTTCGACAACGGCGGCATCATCCTCGGCATCTGCAACGGCTTTCAGCTGTTGTGCAAGCTCGGCCTGCTCCCGGCCATCGGCGGCAAATACTTCGAACGCCAGGTATCCCTGTCATACAACGACTCCGGCCGCTTCGAAGACCGGTGGGTGCGGCTCAAGGCCAACCCGGACTCCCCCTGCGTGTTCACCAGGGACATCACCTACCTCGACGTGCCCATCCGCCACGGCGAAGGCAAGATCATCCCGATGGACGACGCCACCTTCCAGGCCTTGCAGGACAACAACCTGATCGCCGTCCAGTACGTCCACCCCGACACCAACGAGGTCACCCAGGAATACCCCTACAATCCTAACGGCTCGCCGCTGGGCATCGCGGGCCTGACCGATCCCTCGGGCCGCATCCTGGGGCTCATGCCCCACCCCGAGGCATACAACCACCCCACCAACCACCCGTCATGGACGCGCGGCACCGACCCGGACATGCCGCTGGGCCTGGTCATGCTCGAAGCCGGGGTGCAGTACCTCAAGAACCGGTAG
- the kdsA gene encoding 3-deoxy-8-phosphooctulonate synthase, translating into MADLYQASRSGPFILAGPCAIESREIALETAEFLAGVADRLGLPLVYKSSFDKANRTSVTSFRGPGMGEGLRILSEVKAATGLPVVTDIHHPEQAAPVAEVADVIQIPAFLCRQTDLLVAAAATGRVVNIKKGQFLAPWDMKNVVDKVRASGNDRIWLTERGSTYGYNNLVVDMRSIPQMRAFGVPVVMDATHSVQLPGGLGGASGGQREYVPVLASAAVAAGADGVFMEVHPDPDKALCDGPNSLPLSQVESLLVRLKGLWELNRA; encoded by the coding sequence ATGGCAGACCTTTACCAAGCCAGTCGGTCCGGCCCGTTCATTCTGGCCGGGCCCTGTGCCATTGAAAGCCGCGAGATCGCGCTTGAGACGGCCGAGTTCCTGGCCGGGGTGGCCGACAGGCTCGGCCTGCCGCTCGTCTACAAGAGCTCGTTCGACAAGGCCAACCGGACTTCGGTGACCAGTTTTCGTGGTCCGGGCATGGGTGAGGGGCTCAGGATTCTGAGCGAGGTCAAGGCAGCCACCGGGCTGCCCGTGGTCACGGACATCCACCACCCCGAACAGGCTGCGCCCGTTGCCGAGGTGGCGGACGTGATCCAGATTCCGGCCTTTCTCTGCCGCCAGACCGACCTGCTCGTGGCCGCCGCCGCAACCGGCAGGGTGGTGAACATCAAGAAAGGGCAGTTCCTGGCTCCCTGGGACATGAAGAACGTCGTGGACAAGGTTCGCGCCTCGGGCAACGACCGGATCTGGCTTACCGAGCGAGGTTCCACCTACGGGTACAACAATCTGGTGGTGGACATGCGGTCCATCCCCCAGATGCGCGCCTTCGGCGTGCCCGTGGTCATGGACGCCACCCATTCGGTGCAGTTGCCCGGCGGTCTGGGCGGCGCATCCGGCGGACAGCGGGAATACGTGCCAGTGCTGGCCTCGGCGGCGGTTGCCGCCGGTGCGGACGGCGTGTTCATGGAGGTCCATCCCGACCCGGACAAGGCGCTTTGCGACGGGCCGAACAGCCTGCCGCTTTCCCAGGTCGAATCGCTGCTCGTACGGCTCAAGGGGCTGTGGGAGTTGAACCGTGCCTAG
- a CDS encoding NifB/NifX family molybdenum-iron cluster-binding protein, translating into MILALPTRDGNIDDHFGHCDHYTLVTVDDENKVVSKERMDSPEGCGCKSDIAPVLADKGVKVMLAGNMGQGATNILTGVGIQVIRGCSGPIEEVVEKWLSGEIKDNSIVCDHHDCGSHGHDLKPL; encoded by the coding sequence ATGATACTCGCACTACCCACCCGGGACGGCAACATCGACGATCATTTCGGCCATTGCGACCACTACACCCTGGTCACAGTGGACGACGAGAACAAGGTCGTTTCCAAAGAACGCATGGATTCCCCTGAGGGATGCGGCTGCAAGTCCGACATCGCCCCGGTCCTGGCCGACAAGGGAGTCAAGGTCATGCTGGCCGGCAACATGGGCCAGGGCGCGACCAACATCCTGACCGGCGTCGGCATCCAGGTCATCCGAGGCTGCTCCGGCCCCATCGAAGAAGTGGTCGAAAAATGGCTCTCCGGCGAAATCAAGGACAACTCCATCGTCTGCGACCACCACGACTGCGGCAGTCATGGGCACGACCTCAAACCGCTGTAG
- a CDS encoding KdsC family phosphatase: MPSRAFTLAKDVKLLVLDVDGVLTDGGLYYGDEGLVMKRFHVQDGLGIKLAQAVGLEIGVITGLNQKPVEARVTELGIKHYVAGKHDKGPLFEEMCAKVGVKPCEAAFMGDDWIDLGAMKQAGLAMSVPNAMPEIIEVADWVSKRSGGHGAVREAIGFILDARGLKEEALKLWTD, encoded by the coding sequence GTGCCTAGTCGCGCATTTACGCTTGCAAAAGACGTCAAGCTGCTCGTGCTCGACGTGGACGGCGTCCTGACCGACGGCGGCCTGTATTACGGCGACGAGGGCCTGGTCATGAAGCGATTTCATGTTCAGGACGGGCTTGGCATCAAGCTGGCTCAGGCCGTGGGACTGGAGATCGGCGTCATTACCGGGTTGAACCAGAAGCCCGTCGAGGCGCGGGTTACCGAACTCGGCATCAAGCACTATGTGGCCGGGAAACACGACAAGGGTCCGCTTTTCGAGGAGATGTGCGCCAAGGTCGGTGTGAAGCCTTGTGAGGCGGCATTCATGGGCGACGACTGGATCGACCTCGGGGCCATGAAGCAGGCCGGACTGGCCATGTCGGTGCCCAATGCCATGCCCGAAATCATCGAGGTCGCGGACTGGGTGTCCAAGCGTTCCGGCGGCCATGGAGCCGTGCGGGAAGCCATCGGTTTCATCCTCGATGCGCGCGGCCTGAAAGAAGAAGCCTTGAAGCTGTGGACGGACTGA
- the lptC gene encoding LPS export ABC transporter periplasmic protein LptC, producing MKGRPALIFILIFVGGLVLGIAVKTLFFSDPLVEPADTENDPRTRQQLLEDADVSAEDIELVQGKQGVMTWKLLAKTAKYNQEKGLIGVEFPQLTAYFGEDRQEVYVRADRGDVDQNNDNLTLYDGVSGRLGDLALDAQFLDYVGAIDKVYLKGGVAVRRPDMTITAKAMEIDLVTRQLIAAGGVEALLAPQGLEDNPLQ from the coding sequence ATGAAAGGGCGTCCGGCTCTGATCTTCATACTCATTTTCGTGGGCGGCCTGGTGCTCGGCATCGCGGTCAAGACGCTGTTCTTTTCCGATCCCCTGGTGGAGCCGGCCGACACCGAGAACGATCCCAGAACGCGGCAGCAGCTCCTTGAGGACGCCGACGTGTCCGCCGAGGACATCGAACTGGTGCAGGGAAAACAGGGGGTCATGACCTGGAAACTGCTCGCCAAGACAGCGAAGTACAACCAGGAAAAGGGCCTTATCGGGGTGGAGTTTCCGCAGTTGACCGCCTATTTCGGCGAAGACCGCCAGGAAGTTTACGTTCGGGCGGATCGGGGCGACGTTGATCAGAACAACGACAACCTGACCCTGTACGACGGGGTGAGCGGTCGTCTCGGCGACCTGGCCCTGGATGCGCAATTTCTTGATTATGTCGGCGCGATTGATAAAGTGTATCTCAAGGGCGGCGTTGCCGTGCGCCGTCCGGACATGACCATAACGGCCAAGGCCATGGAGATCGATCTCGTCACCCGCCAGCTGATTGCGGCGGGCGGCGTGGAGGCGCTCCTGGCCCCGCAAGGCCTTGAGGATAACCCTCTGCAATGA
- a CDS encoding CTP synthase — protein MKTKFIFITGGVLSSLGKGLAAASIGALLQARGLKATIQKLDPYINVDPGTMNPFQHGEVYVTDDGAETDLDLGHYERYLGTSLSQQNNYTSGSIYNSVIQKERRGDYLGGTVQVIPHITDAIKEAVINLPNGEDVALIEIGGTVGDIEGQPFLEAIRQLKNDLGKENVLFIHLTLVPYIKAAGELKTKPTQHSVKELRSVGIQPDIIIGRCEEELPEDLKRKIALFCDVDQDAVFTGVDVKSIYEVPLKFYEEGVDQKIAILLKLPAKNAELEPWETLNYKLKNPKGSVKIGIIGKYVDLTEAYKSLHEALVHGGVANDVKVELEYVNSEKVNPKNVEKKLKALDGILVPGGFGSRGVEGKILAIQYARENRIPFFGICLGMQCACIEFARNVIGLEGANSEEFDPTTPHNIIYLMKEWYDFRTKKTEIRDEESNKGGTMRLGSYPCKLKKDTAAYEAYQTVNIDERHRHRFEYNNKYIQQFEEHGMVLSGTAPDESLMEIVELPDHPWFLGCQFHPEFKSNPMRPHPLFREFIRASKDEKAKK, from the coding sequence ATGAAAACCAAATTCATATTTATTACCGGTGGTGTTCTATCCTCCCTGGGAAAAGGCCTGGCAGCCGCATCCATCGGCGCACTCCTCCAGGCCCGTGGCCTCAAGGCCACCATCCAGAAACTCGATCCCTACATCAACGTCGATCCCGGCACCATGAATCCCTTCCAGCACGGTGAAGTCTACGTCACCGACGACGGCGCAGAGACCGACCTCGACCTCGGCCACTACGAGCGCTACCTGGGCACCTCCCTGAGCCAGCAGAACAACTACACCTCCGGTTCCATCTACAACTCCGTCATCCAGAAGGAGCGCCGCGGCGACTACCTGGGCGGCACCGTGCAGGTCATTCCGCACATTACCGACGCCATCAAGGAAGCGGTCATCAACCTGCCCAACGGCGAGGACGTGGCCCTCATCGAGATCGGAGGCACGGTGGGCGACATCGAGGGGCAGCCCTTCCTCGAAGCCATTCGCCAGCTCAAGAACGACCTGGGCAAGGAGAACGTTCTGTTCATCCACCTGACCCTGGTGCCCTACATCAAGGCCGCGGGCGAATTGAAGACCAAGCCCACCCAGCATTCGGTCAAGGAGCTGCGGTCCGTTGGTATCCAGCCGGATATCATCATCGGTCGTTGCGAAGAGGAACTGCCGGAAGATCTCAAGCGCAAGATCGCGCTTTTCTGCGACGTGGACCAGGACGCGGTCTTTACCGGCGTGGACGTCAAGTCCATCTACGAGGTCCCGCTCAAGTTCTATGAGGAAGGCGTGGACCAGAAGATCGCCATCCTGCTCAAACTGCCCGCCAAGAACGCCGAACTGGAACCGTGGGAGACCTTGAACTACAAGCTCAAGAACCCCAAGGGGTCCGTCAAGATCGGCATCATCGGCAAATACGTCGACCTGACCGAGGCCTACAAGAGCCTGCACGAGGCCCTGGTCCACGGCGGTGTGGCCAACGACGTCAAGGTGGAACTGGAGTACGTCAATTCCGAAAAGGTGAATCCCAAGAACGTCGAGAAGAAGCTCAAGGCCCTGGACGGCATCCTGGTGCCCGGCGGGTTCGGTTCACGCGGAGTGGAGGGCAAGATCCTGGCCATCCAGTACGCCCGCGAAAACAGGATTCCGTTCTTCGGCATCTGTCTCGGCATGCAATGCGCCTGCATCGAGTTCGCCCGTAACGTCATCGGCCTGGAAGGCGCCAACTCTGAGGAATTCGATCCGACCACCCCGCACAACATCATTTACCTGATGAAGGAGTGGTACGACTTCCGCACCAAGAAGACCGAAATTCGCGACGAGGAATCGAACAAGGGCGGCACCATGCGGTTGGGATCGTATCCGTGCAAGCTCAAAAAGGACACGGCTGCCTACGAAGCTTACCAAACCGTGAACATCGACGAGCGCCACCGGCATCGTTTCGAGTACAACAACAAATATATCCAGCAGTTCGAAGAGCACGGCATGGTCCTGTCCGGCACCGCCCCCGATGAATCCCTCATGGAGATCGTGGAACTGCCGGATCATCCCTGGTTCCTGGGTTGCCAGTTCCATCCGGAGTTCAAGTCCAATCCCATGAGGCCGCACCCGCTGTTCAGGGAGTTCATCAGGGCATCCAAAGACGAGAAGGCGAAGAAGTAG